One part of the Nematostella vectensis chromosome 8, jaNemVect1.1, whole genome shotgun sequence genome encodes these proteins:
- the LOC5501300 gene encoding putative amidohydrolase YtcJ — MSQKEFADTIFTGGNIFTMDDAKPECEAVAVKGATILAVGRKDDVFKFSGPSTTVIDLEGKTMFPGFIEPHQHAIMAALFSCLPSISGYECFSYAEVKARIMKGINAVDPSQSPLGWGVTFGWDPELIRDLPALDAKFIAKEFSADIPVLIIAQNGHAAWCNLKAFEVSGIDSSVQDSSDAVYGHEEDGSLSGEVWESGAILNLISHVPKSPDADPTKLLIDQWKAYASYGFTTVTELGYTPNPPVDEIVVKMSKNKDCPIRLGLYNLVGEISDVGTTKPIAEPTEMLWEAGIKLIADGSTHCGTAGLVDPYLDTEMTKILSFPPPPSNGLVLHTPENLYKIVRYYHERNIQVATHAHGDRTCQEVVDAYEKVMKDCKTPTDVRHRIEHCGLMTPEQIARAAKLNIAMSFFVDHLYYYATSYTNDILGPERTNRWTPISVATEHGAKWTIHQDHPTYPGHARPFANIKTAVTRTQRDDPKTVYGEEYKATLNEALKAYTINAAWQLRKEKELGSLEVTKKADLLIISDNPHKMDPFKLEEIKVVDTYIGGRSTNQTAMTEKNKRGKQVKVYA, encoded by the exons atgtccCAAAAGGAGTTTGCAGATACCATCTTCACCGGAGGTAATATCTTCACGATGGACGATGCGAAGCCTGAATGTGAGGCTGTGGCTGTCAAAGGCGCCACGATCCTTGCTGTTGGACGCAAAGACGACGTCTTCAAGTTTTCTGGACCAAGCACAACAGTAATTGATCTCGAAGGCAAGACGATGTTCCCCGGGTTTATCGAGCCTCATCAACATGCAATTATGGCAGCACTTTTCAGTTGCCTTCCTAGCATCAGTGGCTATGAATGCTTCTCCTATGCCGAGGTCAAAGCTCGTATCATGAAAGGAATAAACGCTGTTGATCCATCGCAGAGTCCGCTCGGTTGGGGTGTGACCTTTGGCTGGGACCCAGAGCTGATTCGTGATTTGCCAGCCTTGGACGCGAAGTTCATCGCTAAGGAATTCTCTGCAGACATCCCTGTGTTGATTATAGCGCAGAACGGACACGCTGCTTGGTGCAACCTTAAAGCATTTGAG GTGTCTGGAATAGATAGCTCTGTTCAGGATAGCAGCGACGCCGTTTACGGCCACGAGGAAGACGGCTCACTGTCGGGGGAGGTCTGGGAGTCTGGCGCTATTCTTAACTTGATATCACATGTGCCTAAATCCCCTGACGCCGACCCGACGAAACTTTTAATAGACCAGTGGAAGGCGTATGCATCGTACGGCTTTACTACCGTCACTGAGCTCGGGTACACGCCCAACCCACCGGTCGATGAGATCGTGGTCAAGATGTCCAAGAATAAGGATTGCCCCATAAGACTTGGGTTGTACAATCTGGTAGGGGAGATATCCGATGTTGGTACGACCAAGCCGATAGCAGAGCCGACTGAGATGTTGTGGGAAGCTGGGATCAAGCTCATTGCCGACGGCTCGACGCATTGTGGTACAGCGGGCTTAGTCGATCCATACTTGGACACTGAGATGACTAAG ATATTGTcgttccccccacccccctcgaATGGTCTCGTCCTTCACACACCCGAGAACTTGTACAAGATCGTACGCTACTACCATGAGAGAAACATTCAAGTAGCTACGCATGCGCACGGCGATCGTACGTGCCAGGAAGTTGTAGACGCCTATGAAAAG GTGATGAAAGATTGCAAGACTCCCACGGACGTGCGCCATCGAATTGAGCATTGCGGGCTGATGACACCAGAGCAGATTGCGCGCGCAGCCAAGCTCAATATTGCGATGTCCTTCTTTGTGGACCATCTCTACTACTACGCGACATCATACACCAACGACATCCTGGGGCCAGAGCGAACAAACCGCTGGACTCCTATATCCGTGGCTACAGAGCACGGGGCCAAGTGGACCATCCACCAGGATCACCCCACCTACCCCGGCCACGCCCGTCCCTTTGCAAACATCAAGACTGCCGTGACCCGAACCCAGCGGGATGACCCTAAGACTGTGTACGGAGAGGAGTATAAGGCCACTCTTAACGAGGCTTTGAAGGCTTATACCATTAATGCAG CGTGGCAGTTGAGAAAGGAGAAGGAATTGGGAAGTCTTGAAGTTACCAAGAAAGCCGATCTGCTCATCATATCAGACAACCCGCATAAGATGGACCCATTCAAGCTGGAGGAGATTAAGGTGGTGGACACGTACATAGGTGGGCGGAGCACCAATCAGACGGCGATGACAGAGAAAAACAAGCGAGGGA
- the LOC5501293 gene encoding fibrinogen C domain-containing protein 1 produces MVYLAILASTTILLCGIFLHPAAQQCFQYSEPNTALVDSAYKTIDVANLGDCNLKCDEDEKCLSVNYWKGERKCDLNNATKAMYPEREKKDRTAIYANIREGERSIAVAGNCADVLRAGGKSGVHEVKQSEDIDTFKVYCDQTTDGGGWTVFQRRQDGSEDFYRGWADYKSGFGNLTGEFWLGLDKIFALTHQTENTLRVDLMDWANNTRFAEYEEFAVMGESDLYKLAVGDYTGNAGDSMTYSNGIAFSTKDRDNDPQSSKNCVVLHKGAWWYRNCHSANLNGMYHGGGSYANKVSWYVWLGHDYSLKRTEMKTRPAGFTTA; encoded by the exons ATGGTGTATCTCGCTATACTGGCTTCCACCACCATTCTCCTTTGTGGAATTTTCCTTCACCCGGCCGCACAACAGTGCTTTCAGTACTCTGAGCCCAACACGGCTTTAGTAGACTCAGCGTACAAGACCATTGACGTAGCGAACCTCGGCGATTGCAACCTCAAGTGTGATGAAGATGAGAAGTGTCTCAGCGTCAACTACTGGAAGGGAGAAAGGAAGTGTGATTTGAATAACGCGACCAAGGCCATGTACCCAGAGCGAGAGAAGAAAGACAGGACCGCCATCTACGCCAACATTCGCGAGG GCGAAAGATCGATTGCTGTAGCTGGAAACTGCGCCGATGTGCTGAGAGCCGGCGGAAAGAGCGGTGTGCACGAAGTGAAGCAATCAGAGGACATCGATACGTTCAAG GTGTACTGTGACCAGACCACAGATGGCGGGGGATGGACCGTGTTCCAGAGAAGACAAGACGGGTCCGAAGACTTCTACCGTGGATGGGCCGATTACAAGTCGGGTTTCGGTAACCTGACGGGAGAGTTCTGGCTTGGTCTTGACAAGATCTTTGCCCTGACCCATCAAACTGAGAACACACTCCGTGTTGACTTGATGGACTGGGCTAACAACACCAGATTCGCCGAGTACGAGGAGTTTGCCGTGATGGGAGAGAGCGATTTATACAAGCTGGCGGTGGGAGACTACACAG GAAATGCTGGGGACTCAATGACTTACAGCAATGGGATAGCTTTCAGTACCAAGGACAGGGACAATGACCCACAAAGTTCTAAAAACTGTGTTGTTCTTCACAAGGGTGCGTGGTGGTACCGGAACTGTCATAGTGCAAATCTTAACGGTATGTACCACGGCGGGGGATCATATGCAAATAAAGTAAGCTGGTACGTGTG